Sequence from the Macadamia integrifolia cultivar HAES 741 unplaced genomic scaffold, SCU_Mint_v3 scaffold1718, whole genome shotgun sequence genome:
ctcaccgatacgtgtcgATATATACATACCAAaatgtacattttacctcaattttatatttttcataaagtcgtatcgaggcatatcgtatcgtatcgatgtgtattggtggtatattaatgcatattggtatgtattgtaggatatattgatacgaaaggattttaaaaattccatgtatcgtatcggtgtgtatcgtatcggcgggctaaatttaagatacgtatcaaagggtatcgtatcggtatcggagatacttaaaaccatgggtgttgggttatcacttggggggaagtagtggtcgcgggtgtcaggtcactgtggcggttagacatatgcccggctggtcattagaacagtcggtaacctcaatggtatattcaagagggccaattgtactgcttttaaattgctggagtcagcacctttactttctgccATTtgcttttatgttgagagtcggtagtcggcatgctttacttttccgagtacatgggcgtatcacgggatggagtttgcggctcgtacccgaagtatacgcgtactgtggttgtagtagcattaaaccaaagactcagtaatgtttaggtggatgaggtttaaaatgaattgcatagcatgtagtgcatattgatgtgattgttgtgtggtccttcttttcacttactgagctagtgagctcatctcacgtgcgcacctcttttagatgattttgtaggtcaccagcctgaagatcaagggtcgggccccacagttgagtttcccgatgaggattggtggatccccaaggagtatgagcacggtacggattgcacgtgcgagggctgtgctgcgggaccacagtatTGACGTCGTACAGGGTTTTACtgtttgattcttttgatgactactttttgtgtacttgatacgtgaattgttattctttttgtgtaaatatcatgcttgcgggcccacatgtatttatctatatactacaatttgggtatcaagtatattgggggtatttacaggtaaattaagtcttccactgaacttttgaacgtttatcttatatgtgtgtatgctgtggttgggtactgtatcagatgatcctgacaggtttgggttaaccggagttaacccggtcaccggtccgattctgtgagaacggggtgtgacattttaGGTCTAGAACACATTCTAAAAGCCtattcatctttattttcttacttCAGCATGCCTTCTAGATCTATAATTTATTGCAAGAATACATACTAAACACTACCTAGTctcaatttttgttttcatgCTGAATAatccttattttaatttttcaagttaTTTACAAATTATTCATTGactttcaaaaaatttcaaactgaTCGAGATATTATCCAAAACATTCCtaatatttaggattttttaaatatttttacgAATTTCTTGCAATGCCATGTGacaattttttccccttttttggggTACTAAACAGGGTTTcaaaaattctttccaaaaaaaaaataaaaatacagtGTATCAAAAAATGCCTCATAATCAATCGACATTTCAAATCGGAATATTCCCATTAAGATTCCTCTGAATCGGATGAGTTTCCACATCAAATGCCTCAATTTTAGTGTTCTTGGAACCGATTCCAGTCAGTTTTGAACTGATCCGTATCAAAATCGTCAGCACCGATTCCATCATCGATTTTCGCTTTTTAAAACCCTAttctttgtgcttggcatgtaCTAATCCGAGAGAAGAtttagtttttgaatttcaaagttccccttgggaattgtgaagttttcttttgctcaaaaaaaaaaaaaattttgccgaaaacatgagaaaataccaaaacttttcttttcttttcttctactctaatgataaccaaacatacatttttttttttttctcatcatttcatttcctttattctcttttcgtttttttcttttcttttcttggctgcCAAACATAGCCTATAGCAAAATTATCTGCGAGTATCCAACACGATATCCTCTGCTTCTGAGTTCTGCCACCGAATAGCAAACCCATCGACTGTTAAATTTTGGTTCAGTATCAGTTCTTCTCTTACTTGGGAGAGGGACTTACATGCCTTTCGTCTTCTGCCCTATGAGTTATCTGAAGTTCCAATCTTCTCCTCTCCATATATCCCACAAAGCAAATAGCTATTCTGGTCCACTTTTCTCCTCCCCTCAAACTCTTTCGCTTCCAATCTCTTCCTTTCGAGACAAACCCATATCCCGCATCAACCACAATGCcatctctccatctctttcATCCTTCTCCCTTCCCCCAAACTCTCCCTGCAAACATCAGCTTTGGAACCCTAGAGTCTCACAAAATGAAGCTTCCATCTTGGAAGGCCACGAAGAGGACCCCCCCAATCCTTCCGAGGAATTTGATGATTTGGCAACCGATGGACCCGTTTATAGGAAGACATTGAGACTGGTGGAGTGTTCCATGTTCGCAGCTGTCGCTGGCTTAGCCTATTTTTTAAGTAATTCTCTTGCAATTGAGGTATAGTTTGTTCTGAAATTTAAGTATTTAGAAGATTAGAATTTCATTTACATTGCTGAAAGAATCGAGGGTATGTCTTGATTTTATGTAAAACCATGAAAATTTTGTATGGAAATACTTCAAAACATCATTGGGAAGGGAATGGGATGGAATCCCAGTTGGGTAAAAGAAGTGCAGTCACATAACTTAGTTGAGTTGCTAATAGATTACACTTAATTGTGCGAGTTCATACTGGTTTCCCTTCTTCCGGCTAACTAGCGTCTGGTAATTGTTATTAACACAGTAAGGTTGACTTATTAGTATTTGGTATACTCTTCCAGACAATATTAATGAAAATCAGGTTTTTGTGTAATGATCTTTATGCCATTTACAAACATGCCCTGTTCATGTTTGTGATAATGATAGGTTGTTCACTTTATTGAGACACATTTTTTATGTTGCTTTTGACTTTGTCCAGAGCTATGTTGCTTGTTTCTTCTCATTGCCGATAGTAATCTCCTCAATGAGATGGGGTATTGCAGCTGGTAGAAAAACTATGGTTTGTCTCTGAACCACCTGCTTCTGCTCAAATATTACCCTTTAGGGACAATGATTTTCCTGTTTAAATGCTTTCGTCTGATAATTGTACACATAGGTGGCCACTGCTGTGCTACTACTTACCTTGTCAGGTCCTGTGAAGGCATTAACCTATCTGGTGAGTGCTTGCCTTATTGGTTCTTCTTCAGCCCTTCACACTAGAAGACTCTGTTGCTTTGTACTTTATATTGAATGCCTTGAgaatcttatttttcaaaagactGCATATTATTGTGTGCTTGACTGTGTAGAAGTCTCTGTTGTTTTGGTGTAGCTAATGATGCAGCTCATTTTGCATATTCTACTATTAACATGACTAGTTTTGAATCTGAAATTTGGTTTTGCAAAACACTGGAGGTGTTGAATTGGTCTCAAAGACATCTGTGACCTCCTGATAATCTAGTactacaatttatttatttctaattttgatCTTTGCATGGAAATGATCCACATTCCGTACAAGTCCTTGCGAGCTCTGATCTGGAATAGAGCTTCTGGGTTGTGCTTATAATGTCTGATTGTATCTTTTCATACAAAATTTATTCTTGTCCTTGGATCTACTTAAAAGTTGGTCTTACATTTTTTTGAATACAAGTTTTAACTTTCTTTCGGTCCAAGGACTGCATTATTTAGATTAAGTTATAAAGATTTGATCTAAGCCATGTAGATTATAATTGGAGAGACTGAAGTCTCCTGAGAAGAAAGACATATTATGGATTTGTGGAGATTTATATGTCCCGATAACCCCTAAAATTGGTTAAAAAAGAATGTCGAACTTAATAGGGAAGTTGGTTAGGCTTTCTATGT
This genomic interval carries:
- the LOC122064700 gene encoding uncharacterized protein LOC122064700 produces the protein MPFVFCPMSYLKFQSSPLHISHKANSYSGPLFSSPQTLSLPISSFRDKPISRINHNAISPSLSSFSLPPNSPCKHQLWNPRVSQNEASILEGHEEDPPNPSEEFDDLATDGPVYRKTLRLVECSMFAAVAGLAYFLSNSLAIESYVACFFSLPIVISSMRWGIAAGRKTMVATAVLLLTLSGPVKALTYLLMHGLVGLALGTLWRLGVNWSLSIIFCSLVRAMGAMGYVLISSFLIRENILALITINIHASLTYILTAIAVNTIPSMDVIYTIFGTLLLLNCGFFVFLLHILYAVFLSRLGMKSSLALPKWLEKAI